ACACCCCGTACCCCCAGTTCGAGCCCCAGTGGATCGACACGACTGCGAGGTCGCCGGGCTCGCGCACCTCGCGCAGCCGCCGGACGAGCACGTCGGCGCTGCGGACCGACAGGTCGGGGACGTAGTCGACGCCCGGCCTTTCCTCGGCCGCCGCCCAGCGCGAGGGGACCCCGGCCGACGCCATCCCGCACGACAGGACCAGCACCCGGCCCCCGCTCCTGGTGGGAACCGCGACCGGCCGCTGTGCCTCGGCCCGGTCCCGTCCGGCCCCGGCCGGCCCGAGACCGGCGCGGCCGAGCACGTCCACGGTCTCCTCCAGGCCGCGCAGTCCGAAGTCCAGCACGTGGTTGTTGGCGAGCGCGCACACGTCGGGCCGCGCGGCCGCCAGGAACGGCAGGTTGTCCGGGTGCATCCGGTACGTCACCGCCTTGCCCGAGGCGAAGTCGTCGCTGGTCGTGACGCTGCTCTCCAGGTCGATCACACGGACGTCCGGGTCGAACCGGTCCAGCACGCCGAGCGCCGCACCCCAGGGCCAGGTGTAGTCGACGGGGCGCGGGATCGCCCCGTTCACCGCCTCCGCGAGCGCCACGTAGTCCCGGGCGTCCCGGATGTAGCTCTCCCGCAGCGCGGGATCACCGGGGTGCGGAAGGATCTGGTCGACACCCCGGCCCGGCATGACGTCGCCGCAGACGAACAGCGTCACGAGATCCCGG
The genomic region above belongs to Streptomyces marianii and contains:
- a CDS encoding CapA family protein, with amino-acid sequence MNGRDLVTLFVCGDVMPGRGVDQILPHPGDPALRESYIRDARDYVALAEAVNGAIPRPVDYTWPWGAALGVLDRFDPDVRVIDLESSVTTSDDFASGKAVTYRMHPDNLPFLAAARPDVCALANNHVLDFGLRGLEETVDVLGRAGLGPAGAGRDRAEAQRPVAVPTRSGGRVLVLSCGMASAGVPSRWAAAEERPGVDYVPDLSVRSADVLVRRLREVREPGDLAVVSIHWGSNWGYGVSQSQSGFAHRLVEGGVDLVHGHSSHHPRPLQVHRGKLILYGCGDLIDDYEGITGYERYRDDLRLLYFPTLDAATGELAALRIVPMQARRMTLHHASPSDSGWLCEVLSRAGRAFGTQVEPELGGDGTLALRWNRR